acaaaatttggggaTTAAATACTCCAAGAAAGAGTTCCCTAGGGGACGTTCAAGCGGTGATGACTATAATGTTTCATACTCCATCAAGAAAGAACTAGGGTATTTTTTTGCATGAAGCTTAGATagaaatgtgagacctataATTTTGGCTGTACCATGCATAAGACTTGCAACTATAAGTGACACCTTATTCTAGCAATATGCCTCAGAGCAaatgttgattatttttagtccACAACCCATATCTGTTTTCTGACCTATATATTAGAATGCGgaagtttcatttttccttAATAAGGTACTTGATACTACTCTGATTCTCTAGGCAATTGTTGTTTTTGTCATCACCATACATTCCTATGCTTTTGAGAAAAGTGAGATGGAGGAGGTAGCAATGGTTGCACTGTCTGGATGCATCTGGTTGCAGGCATTTGTCGTTGCATTGGAGACCAAGTGAGTAGCTTAATACCAAAGTTTTGCTGATAGTAAGCATGTGAATAAAAATCTACGTTCTTGGCTGACCTCACTATTACTCCCACCCCCCACACCCTCTTTAAAGCTTTTGGAAAATGCACTTCGAGtttgttgaatttattatttccaacGTTAAGTTGGTTAAGCAAATAGTAGTTGAATCGGTCGTTGATAACTATAGGTGTATAGTTTGTATTCTACCATCATGCTAACTGACGCTGCTATATTTGAGTTTGATTGACACAACTTTCCTTTGGTGTTTACAGTTCTTTTACGATTTTGCAACACCTGGCAATATGGGGCAatctttttggtttttatgtCATCAACTGGATTGTTAGCGCCATCCCAGCATCAGGAATGTACACAATAATGTTTCGTTTGTGCAAGCAGCCGTCTTACTGGATTACAATGATTGTGAGTCttcttttcctctttttttggCCCTTTAAAGTTCTTTACTATATAGACCACAATGACATACTCATCTGAACACTATTTcacatacaaaatattattgcaTGCTTATATGATAatcaattatatcattttgTCCGATTGCCCCAACATTCTCTCTCTCGCTCAACGTTACTTTCAGTATGCATGCAACCTCTGAAGATGAGATTGATTTGCACTACTATTAGTTTACTTGGCGTATGTGCTAACCAAAAGTCGAATTGCTATGTCAGCTTATTATAGCAACAGGAATGGGGCCTGTTCTGGCACTGAAGTACTTGAGATACACATATAGGTCAAGCAAAATCAACATACTCCAGCAGGCAGAGCGTTTGGGAGGGCCGATCCTTTCGTTGGGAATCATAGAGCCTCAGTCAAGATCCCCCTTGGACAAAGATCTTGCTCCTCTCTCTATAACACAGCCAAAGAACCGCACTTCTGTATATGAACCTCTCTTGTCAGAATCTCCTAGCGCCACGAGACGCTCTATCGGACCCGCACAGAGATTCGATTATTTCCAGTCACAGTCCCCACTCGCTTCTACTCATACAAGAAAGGATAACTGAGGCTGAGACATATACCATGTATAGGGAGTTAGTTAGCACTGAGGCGTCATATATTTCATGTCTGTTAGTTAGACTCAGGAGACCCATTACTCAATTATTTTAGTCcagatttttttgaaatttcatgGCTCACCTTTTTGGATACAGCTTAGAGATCATTATGAATTGTATATTTcgttatttaaatatatttctctaaattttaaatatatagatgTAATATGGTAGATGAGATTCTTCTACTAATTTCTACTATAGAGGAAATATTCTCGATAATGACTATCTACATTTTTTCTTGGAAAACCTTCATCTTTCATTCTTCTGCTAATTTCTACTATAGAGGAAATATTCTCGATAATGACTATCTACATTTTTTCTTGGAAAACCTTTATCTTTCAACTAACAACAAAGTTTTTGAAATTCATTGCCAAATTTTCTTGttcaaaacttaaaaagtCTATTGCTAGATCCAAGATCTAGCTCGTTGGTATGTTCGTTGTACTCCAACTAATAGATTGGAAATATGAATATGTGAGCGTAGgtaaaaaaagaacaaaaaaatcaaatgacaTTAGCTTAAAATCTCTAAAATTGCAGAAGTAATTGTCGTTTTCCATGTTTGGGATTTTCGTTTTTCTCAATCTGCCAGCCCAATCACAGTTTCTATTGGGGAAAGAAAGTTTCAAATTTTCGTCATCAAATCATTTTGGTTTATTGTGATTTCTGAAACTGTAAAGAATAATAGCAGTAATAATTTCATTAGTAGGCAGTTGTGTACGAAGGCCGACATTCCTTTTTGTCTTTGTGAGTTTGTCCTTGgtatattcaaaatttggatCAATCCATTTTCGTTGCTTCATAGGGAATGTgcccaaaaaaaacaaaagtttatatattaaggaccaaataattcaaaagataatgttatggaccaaaatcaaaaaatcggcatatgttaaggaccaaaaagaGACTTTAGTCAATATACTTGTATAAACATAAGAGCAACTACAGTATTTTCCGGCTCAATAAGGGACGATTAAGCCGGTCCGAAGAAGGGACAATTAAACTCTCCGGGCATTCTGAGGGGTGGCCCacctaaaaatataacttgATACATACCAAATTAAATGATCCTTCGGCTTCGGCTTTCTCTGTCACAAATATTTCCTTTGAAGACATAACACATAGTATCTCTTACACAAAACAGTTTACATTTTCACCTATAAAATCCTCaagaaaaatactactacaagaGAAGAAGAATTTGACATAATCTAGCAGTTAATATTTCCAATCTTGTAGTACATTGGTAATAACTAAACAAAAAGAATAGATCCCAACCACTGGCAGTTGGTCGGGCCGAGTTGGAGGTAACTGCTTCTACCGTATAACTACAATACTCTGTCCTAAAAGAGGTTAGTCTTTATCaagtataaatatcattattgTACCTGTTCTGTCTTAGTCGAGAACAGGTGCACCGTTGATGGTCTAGCTAGCTGGGCTCATCAAACGGAACGTTTAGATCAGGGAGGATGAACTTAGAACCAGATGCTGCATCAGCATTCCCGTTGCAACGAGCATTTGAAACAGACGATTGCACACAGACATCACTCCCTGAGACAACTGGTGGTGCATCACAAGCCGTTGATGCCATTTGAAGTTGTTGTCCAGAGACTGATTCCTCCGCTACGGATGTTGATTCTTGAGATGGCTGCAGATCAATCTGAACATAAGAGAATGTCATTGTCTAACATGATTGAAAGaagtatcaaaattttcaaagaaaataaagaagagtGTAATTACCTTCATCCGCTTTAGTCTCTCGTGTGTAGCCCTTTGTCTCTCCAGATTCATTCGTAAGGCTGCCATTTCCTGAAGAGGAAACGACATCGGTTATTGAATCAAAATTCATTACATTGTAGATGAAGCACGGAATATACCCTTTTTAGCTCTCTTCTTTCCTTGAGCAGTGAGCTCTCTTCGTCTTTGAGCTCTGCCAAAGTCTGTCATATACACAAGAGTGGAAGGAACACATTAGTATGGCTCATGCTCATGTTCAAGGCTACATGTTGATTAACATGAATGAgttttacaaataaataaaacttcatACATTTGATGAAAAAGGTATCCAATGTGCATTTGAAACATCAAAATGCAcataactatattatttagaCAAGTTATTTGCATCTTCCAAATCCATCCGTATACTTTGAAATGactattagtactactatataacaTCTAACTCAAGAAACCTATTAAACTcaccttcttttttcttgacCTCTTGGAGTTGGTCTTTTCACCATCTACATTATTACTCTGCATCAAAATTAGGAGCATCTAAGAGTCAGGCATATCTACATTGAATCGAATTTAAAGTAATATATAACTCAGAAAGAGGGAAAATGAGTATGAAAAAGCATAATCagttgaagaagaagtagAATAAATTATGGGCCGAAAACAACAGTTTGgtgacaagaaaagaaaaagggggCCCCTTCACCTTCAACCACTCAATCCATTTCCTACAAATGGTATTCGCCTATTTCACGCCACCGAAAATCACACACATGCTAGttgctactactattttcaaaCCCAATCATCCCCATCCAACTTTATCCttctcaaaaaaattcaacctTTCTTGAAGTAACAAATCggatgattatttaattacaattgCAGCAACACCCCACGTTAACCCACTGTCTTTCAATAAATCAACCCCTTTTACAAAACCCAATTACTACTATGCAAACTTCAGGAAAAAATGGTTGTAGCAAAGCTGTCACATTCTTGATTTCATCTTAACTAATCTTGTCCTAAACACAACCTAAGTAAACCCCACCCGAGTATGCATGTGGGTTTAATTAGATATGACGCTTAACAGGTGGCATGTTGTGATTGGAGGAAAGTGTGGGACCTAccctatttaattaattaatgagtaATTAAACCACCACTCGTCCCATTTTGCGACGCCACCGCTTTAACGGAGCAGACCTAAATTACCCAAACTACCCCTACGTGTAAATATtctagaaaatgaaagaaattcCATTTCCATTCAATTCCAAGAAATTCGGTACTATGACTGCTAGAATCGAGGGATATTTCGGTCTTATCACTAGTTTGGGGGCGAAGTGGGGAGGAAAAAAACGTGATAAGAGTGATTCAATGCTCCTCCTTGTGACGTTGAAACAAAGTGTAAGACTAATTTATTTCAGAAAATTAGTGAATTCAAAATTAGGAAGATGGAAGCGTGGTATGAGATTCGGGGCATGCAGGAGGGGAGGGTAATTTTGTGAgtttgagaaaaagaaagtgaagagAAGAAGCAGAGATATTCTGATTC
The genomic region above belongs to Salvia hispanica cultivar TCC Black 2014 chromosome 3, UniMelb_Shisp_WGS_1.0, whole genome shotgun sequence and contains:
- the LOC125212553 gene encoding uncharacterized protein LOC125212553 isoform X1, producing MLFSREYRKRKMMKCPSPNTRTCLLTANMGSGGADEEWVNAAMTDDAMVVDLLVRLHRAPLEWSVRQRRSKVRKAGRSSPSTPLSLSSSASHDFKLSTSTTSKSNNVDGEKTNSKRSRKKKTLAELKDEESSLLKERRELKREMAALRMNLERQRATHERLKRMKIDLQPSQESTSVAEESVSGQQLQMASTACDAPPVVSGSDVCVQSSVSNARCNGNADAASGSKFILPDLNVPFDEPS
- the LOC125212553 gene encoding uncharacterized protein LOC125212553 isoform X2; the encoded protein is MGSGGADEEWVNAAMTDDAMVVDLLVRLHRAPLEWSVRQRRSKVRKAGRSSPSTPLSLSSSASHDFKLSTSTTSKSNNVDGEKTNSKRSRKKKTLAELKDEESSLLKERRELKREMAALRMNLERQRATHERLKRMKIDLQPSQESTSVAEESVSGQQLQMASTACDAPPVVSGSDVCVQSSVSNARCNGNADAASGSKFILPDLNVPFDEPS